In the Sinorhizobium arboris LMG 14919 genome, one interval contains:
- a CDS encoding dihydroorotase, whose product MTRALVLQNLRIVDPSRNLDENGTIVVGSDGRILAAGKGAQNQGVPAGAFVKDCAGLTAVPGLVDARVFVGEPGSEHRETIESASRAAATGGVTSFIAMPDTDPVIDEIALVEFVQKTARDKALVNVHPAAALTKGLLGQEMTEIGLLRDAGAVCFTNGRQPVHDTLVLRRAMTYAREFGAVIALETRDRYLGANGVMNEGLLASWLGLPGVPREAEIIPLERDLRIAGLTRAAYHAAKVSLPESAEAIRNARERGINVTGGISINHLTLNENDIGEYRTFFKLSPPLRTEDDRFAMVEALANGTIDIIVSSHDPQDVDTKRLPFADAADGAIGLETLAAAALRLYHSGQVPLMRLIDALSTRPAAIFGLDAGTLKPGARADIAVIDLDEPWVLHKEALVSRSKNTPFENARFTGRVVQTYVAGKLVHSA is encoded by the coding sequence ATGACCAGAGCACTCGTTCTGCAGAACCTGCGTATCGTAGATCCGTCGCGAAACCTGGACGAAAACGGCACCATCGTCGTCGGTAGCGACGGCCGTATCCTCGCGGCGGGAAAGGGTGCCCAGAACCAGGGCGTGCCTGCGGGCGCCTTCGTCAAGGATTGCGCCGGTCTCACCGCCGTCCCGGGATTGGTCGATGCGCGCGTCTTCGTCGGCGAGCCGGGCAGCGAGCATCGCGAGACGATCGAATCGGCCTCGCGTGCGGCGGCGACCGGCGGCGTCACTTCCTTCATCGCCATGCCGGATACCGATCCGGTGATCGACGAGATCGCGCTGGTCGAGTTCGTGCAGAAGACCGCGCGCGACAAGGCGCTCGTCAACGTCCATCCGGCGGCGGCCCTGACCAAAGGTTTGCTCGGCCAGGAAATGACCGAGATCGGGTTGCTTCGCGATGCAGGCGCCGTCTGCTTCACCAACGGGCGACAGCCGGTCCACGACACGCTGGTGCTTCGGCGCGCCATGACCTATGCGCGCGAATTCGGTGCGGTCATTGCGCTCGAGACCCGCGACAGATATCTCGGCGCCAATGGCGTCATGAATGAAGGGCTGCTGGCGAGTTGGCTCGGCCTTCCGGGCGTGCCGCGCGAAGCCGAGATCATTCCGCTCGAACGCGACCTGCGCATCGCCGGCCTGACGCGTGCCGCCTACCACGCGGCCAAGGTTTCCCTTCCCGAATCGGCCGAGGCCATACGCAATGCCCGGGAGCGCGGCATCAACGTCACCGGCGGCATTTCGATCAACCACCTGACGCTGAACGAGAACGACATCGGCGAATACAGGACCTTCTTCAAGCTCTCGCCGCCCCTGCGCACCGAGGACGATCGCTTCGCGATGGTCGAGGCGCTGGCCAATGGCACGATCGACATCATCGTCTCGTCTCATGATCCGCAGGACGTCGACACCAAGCGCCTGCCCTTCGCGGATGCGGCGGATGGGGCGATCGGGCTCGAGACGCTGGCGGCAGCGGCGCTGCGCCTCTATCACAGCGGCCAGGTGCCGCTGATGCGGCTGATCGATGCTCTATCAACCCGCCCGGCCGCGATCTTCGGCCTGGATGCCGGCACGCTGAAGCCCGGCGCGCGGGCAGACATCGCCGTCATCGATCTTGACGAGCCTTGGGTTCTCCACAAGGAGGCGCTCGTCTCGCGTTCCAAGAACACGCCTTTCGAAAATGCACGCTTTACCGGACGGGTCGTCCAAACCTATGTTGCGGGCAAACTCGTGCATTCGGCATAA
- a CDS encoding aspartate carbamoyltransferase catalytic subunit, with protein sequence MITFPHRHLLGIKGLTEQDITLLLDRADEAVKISRQREKKTSSLRGLTQINLFFEASTRTQSSFELAGKRLGADVMNMSVGNSSVKKGETLIDTAMTLNAMHPDVLVVRHSSAGAASLLAQKVSCSVVNAGDGQHEHPTQALLDALTIRRAKGKLSRIIVAICGDVLHSRVARSNILLLNQMGARVRVVAPATLLPAGIAEMGAEVYHSMPEGLKDADVVMMLRLQRERMAGSFVPSVREYFHYYGLDAEKLKAAKEDALVMHPGPMNRGVEIASEIADGPQSVIEQQVEMGVAVRMAVMETLLLSQNRGPRL encoded by the coding sequence ATGATCACCTTCCCGCATCGCCACCTGCTCGGCATCAAGGGGCTGACGGAACAGGATATCACGCTCCTGCTCGATCGCGCCGACGAAGCCGTCAAGATCTCTCGGCAGAGGGAGAAGAAGACCTCCTCGCTGCGGGGGCTCACACAGATCAATCTGTTCTTCGAAGCCTCGACGCGGACGCAGTCTTCGTTCGAGCTAGCCGGAAAGCGGCTCGGTGCGGACGTCATGAACATGTCGGTCGGCAACTCCTCTGTGAAGAAAGGCGAGACGCTGATCGATACGGCGATGACGCTGAACGCCATGCACCCGGACGTGCTGGTCGTTCGCCACTCGTCGGCCGGGGCTGCCTCGCTGCTTGCTCAGAAGGTCTCCTGCTCGGTGGTGAACGCCGGCGACGGCCAGCACGAGCACCCGACGCAGGCGCTGCTCGACGCGCTGACGATCCGGCGTGCCAAGGGCAAGCTCTCGCGGATCATCGTGGCGATCTGCGGCGACGTCCTCCACTCGCGCGTTGCCCGCTCGAATATCCTGCTTTTGAACCAGATGGGCGCCCGGGTGCGGGTCGTCGCCCCGGCGACACTGCTTCCCGCCGGCATCGCCGAGATGGGGGCCGAGGTCTACCACTCCATGCCCGAAGGCCTTAAGGATGCGGACGTGGTGATGATGCTGAGACTTCAGCGCGAGCGTATGGCCGGCTCTTTCGTGCCGTCGGTGCGTGAATATTTCCATTATTATGGCCTGGACGCCGAAAAGCTGAAGGCCGCGAAGGAAGACGCGCTCGTCATGCATCCGGGGCCGATGAACCGCGGCGTGGAGATCGCCTCGGAAATCGCCGACGGGCCGCAAAGCGTGATCGAGCAGCAGGTCGAGATGGGCGTCGCCGTGCGCATGGCCGTGATGGAGACATTGCTTCTTTCGCAGAACCGGGGGCCGCGCCTATGA
- a CDS encoding acyl-CoA dehydrogenase family protein, translated as MNQMNRTEQKLAELNQPKPWSGVNAFRSDPLVVDITSSMPKTLREEFDGLGRYVTSPEAQELARMANEGAPKLKTHGPRGERLDVVEFHPAWHALMRRSMTTGLHSSAWENLPDERGRSHRVRAIRFYLTAQLECGHLCPLTMTSASVAAITASPAVQKEWAPKILSRKYDSSNRPWMQKSAVTIGMGMTEKQGGTDVRANTSTAERVGEGIYRLTGHKWFMSAPMSDAFVMLAQTREGLGCFLVPRLLEDGGANGLRFQRLKDKLGNRSNASSEVEFSDTFGFLLGSPDAGIRTILDMVTLTRLDCALASAGMMRASLAEAVHHTRGRKVFGKALVSQPMMTRVLADMALDVAAASALSFRLAEAFDNAHSSAEDAAYARIMTPVAKYWCCKIAPALIYEAMECLGGNGYVEERALARHYREAPVNAIWEGSGNVMALDVLRVLGRRKELFEQLFATIGRDLGPAGRKTIDVLRAAMSLCERDEGAARMLVEQLALAAAAAELYRLGAGRIADAFLESRLAAGWRSTYGMLDSRFDSAYILDLLYPAAT; from the coding sequence ATGAATCAGATGAACCGGACCGAACAGAAACTTGCAGAACTGAACCAGCCCAAGCCCTGGTCCGGTGTTAACGCCTTTCGCTCCGACCCGTTGGTGGTCGACATCACGTCCAGCATGCCGAAGACGCTGCGCGAGGAGTTCGACGGGCTCGGGCGCTACGTGACCTCGCCCGAGGCGCAGGAACTGGCCCGCATGGCCAATGAAGGCGCGCCGAAACTGAAGACGCACGGCCCCCGTGGCGAGCGCCTCGACGTCGTAGAGTTCCATCCCGCCTGGCATGCGTTGATGCGCCGATCCATGACCACCGGCCTGCATTCTTCCGCCTGGGAGAATTTGCCCGACGAGCGCGGCCGCTCGCACAGGGTTAGGGCGATCCGCTTCTATCTGACCGCGCAGCTCGAATGCGGCCATCTCTGCCCGCTGACGATGACCAGTGCCTCGGTCGCGGCGATTACCGCTTCGCCCGCCGTCCAGAAGGAATGGGCGCCGAAGATACTCTCGCGAAAATATGACTCGTCCAACCGGCCGTGGATGCAGAAGTCCGCCGTCACTATCGGCATGGGCATGACCGAGAAGCAGGGCGGCACGGATGTGCGCGCCAATACGTCCACGGCCGAACGCGTGGGCGAGGGCATTTATCGTCTCACCGGACACAAGTGGTTCATGTCCGCGCCGATGAGCGACGCCTTCGTCATGCTGGCACAGACCCGGGAGGGGCTTGGCTGCTTCCTCGTCCCCCGACTGCTCGAGGACGGCGGGGCGAACGGCCTGCGTTTCCAGCGCCTGAAGGACAAGCTGGGCAACCGTTCCAATGCCTCCTCCGAGGTCGAGTTCTCGGACACGTTCGGCTTTCTGCTCGGAAGCCCGGATGCCGGCATCCGCACGATCCTCGATATGGTGACGCTGACCCGGCTCGATTGCGCGCTGGCCTCGGCCGGAATGATGCGTGCATCGCTCGCCGAGGCCGTGCACCATACCCGCGGCCGCAAGGTCTTCGGCAAGGCGCTCGTCAGTCAGCCGATGATGACCAGGGTGCTTGCCGACATGGCGCTGGATGTCGCGGCCGCAAGCGCGCTGTCGTTCCGTCTCGCCGAAGCTTTCGACAACGCTCATAGCAGCGCCGAGGATGCGGCCTATGCCCGCATTATGACGCCGGTTGCGAAGTACTGGTGCTGCAAGATCGCCCCCGCCCTGATCTATGAAGCCATGGAGTGCCTGGGCGGCAACGGCTATGTCGAAGAGCGGGCGCTTGCACGCCACTACCGTGAGGCGCCGGTGAATGCGATCTGGGAAGGTTCCGGCAATGTGATGGCGCTCGATGTCCTGCGGGTACTTGGGCGCCGCAAGGAACTGTTCGAACAGCTTTTCGCGACGATTGGGCGCGATCTCGGTCCCGCCGGGCGCAAGACGATCGACGTTCTGCGTGCCGCCATGTCGCTCTGCGAGCGCGACGAGGGCGCGGCGCGCATGCTGGTCGAACAATTGGCTCTCGCGGCGGCTGCCGCCGAGCTCTACCGGCTGGGGGCAGGGCGCATTGCCGATGCATTTCTGGAATCGCGCCTCGCCGCCGGCTGGCGCTCGACCTATGGCATGCTCGATTCGCGTTTCGATTCGGCCTACATCCTCGATCTGCTCTATCCGGCCGCAACGTAG
- a CDS encoding AEC family transporter: protein MTVVFESILPVFLLVLLGVALRRSTLVDQGLWIGLEQFGYYFLFPALLFSTLAKADLAGLEADATAVATVGSVTLMSAALLSAWPVLRKSGISAATFTSIFQTATRWNAFIALAVAEKLYGAIGLSLTALVMALLIIPINFYNIAVLTWFGSGKRGLGFFFLKIITNPLIISSALGIFFNLTGLDLYAPMMTAIDMLASASLALGLILVGAGLKIADALTPSMPALFGVALKLIVMPMFMVGAGAILGIRGDALLVIAVGAAVPTAMNGYLLAKQMGGDAELYASVATIQTAASFLTIPLVLFITAYVAAG from the coding sequence ATGACCGTCGTTTTCGAAAGCATTCTTCCCGTCTTCCTGCTCGTGCTACTCGGCGTCGCGCTGCGACGCTCGACGCTTGTCGACCAGGGGCTATGGATCGGGCTCGAGCAGTTCGGATATTATTTTCTCTTCCCCGCCCTCCTCTTCTCGACGCTGGCGAAAGCGGACCTGGCCGGCCTCGAGGCCGATGCGACGGCGGTCGCTACGGTCGGAAGCGTGACATTGATGTCGGCCGCACTCCTCTCGGCCTGGCCTGTCTTGCGCAAGAGCGGCATTTCCGCCGCCACCTTCACGTCGATCTTCCAGACGGCAACGCGATGGAACGCCTTCATAGCGCTCGCCGTTGCAGAGAAGCTCTACGGCGCGATCGGCCTCAGCCTGACGGCGCTCGTCATGGCGCTGCTCATCATCCCGATCAATTTCTACAATATCGCCGTTCTGACCTGGTTCGGCAGCGGCAAGCGCGGGCTCGGATTCTTCTTTTTGAAGATCATCACCAACCCTCTGATCATCTCGTCGGCGCTCGGCATATTTTTCAATCTTACCGGCCTCGACCTTTACGCACCGATGATGACGGCGATCGATATGCTGGCGAGCGCCTCACTGGCCCTCGGCCTGATTCTGGTCGGCGCCGGCCTCAAAATCGCCGACGCGCTGACACCGAGCATGCCGGCGCTCTTCGGGGTCGCCCTCAAGCTGATCGTCATGCCGATGTTCATGGTGGGCGCCGGCGCGATTCTCGGCATTCGGGGAGATGCCCTGCTCGTCATCGCCGTCGGCGCGGCCGTCCCGACCGCGATGAACGGCTATCTTCTGGCAAAGCAGATGGGAGGAGATGCGGAGCTTTATGCTTCCGTCGCGACGATCCAGACGGCGGCCTCGTTCCTGACCATTCCGCTCGTGCTCTTCATTACCGCCTACGTTGCGGCCGGATAG
- a CDS encoding DUF6105 family protein codes for MKWLLILWGGPVVLLTGWYGLSYYDMSFGVFMLTREAHDLVFRIYGNVLGMPPEAIPPLVARAMIVDSLIVFGLVALRKRRQIATWYRRRYGAPRSPEAPLASNSNLSSAP; via the coding sequence ATGAAGTGGTTGCTGATCCTTTGGGGCGGCCCTGTGGTGCTGCTGACCGGCTGGTACGGGCTCTCCTATTACGACATGAGCTTCGGCGTCTTCATGCTGACGCGCGAGGCGCACGACCTCGTCTTCCGGATTTATGGGAACGTCCTGGGAATGCCGCCGGAAGCCATTCCCCCGCTCGTCGCCCGGGCGATGATCGTCGACAGCCTGATCGTGTTCGGCCTTGTGGCACTCCGGAAACGGCGGCAGATCGCGACCTGGTATCGGCGTCGCTACGGCGCGCCCCGATCGCCGGAAGCGCCCCTCGCAAGCAATTCCAACCTGTCCAGCGCTCCTTGA
- the ruvX gene encoding Holliday junction resolvase RuvX, which yields MTILRMEELAERLPPYQAIAGLDLGTKTIGLSVSDLGRRFATPRDVIRRVKFGADAQALLSFAEKEKIAAFIIGLPVNMDGSEGPRCQATRAFVRNMGEKTDIPFVLWDERLSTVAAERALIEMDVSRKKRAERIDSAAASFILQGALDRLELLARGASGDRGAP from the coding sequence ATGACAATTCTCAGGATGGAGGAACTCGCCGAACGGCTGCCGCCATACCAGGCGATCGCGGGCCTGGACCTTGGTACGAAAACGATCGGCCTTTCGGTTTCCGATCTCGGCCGGCGCTTTGCGACGCCGCGCGACGTGATCCGCCGCGTCAAGTTCGGCGCCGACGCGCAGGCTCTCCTGTCGTTTGCGGAGAAGGAAAAGATCGCGGCCTTCATCATCGGTCTGCCGGTGAACATGGACGGCTCGGAGGGGCCCCGCTGCCAGGCTACGCGAGCCTTCGTGCGCAATATGGGGGAGAAAACGGATATTCCCTTCGTTCTCTGGGACGAACGCCTGTCGACGGTTGCGGCGGAGCGGGCATTGATCGAAATGGACGTATCGCGCAAGAAGCGCGCCGAACGCATCGACTCGGCCGCCGCTTCCTTCATTCTTCAAGGAGCGCTGGACAGGTTGGAATTGCTTGCGAGGGGCGCTTCCGGCGATCGGGGCGCGCCGTAG
- a CDS encoding metal-dependent hydrolase encodes MNIKWLGHSAFHIETAKAKILIDPFFTGNPAFREEERKAAAAGLTHILLTHGHGDHVGDTVAIAKETGATVLANFDLCMWLGRQGVSKLEPGNTGGTIQLGSFSATFVNALHSSAQITDDGVSHSLGNANGLVLHFDDEPTLYHMGDTDIFSDMALVQELHEPEIGIVPIGDRFTMGGAVAALACQRYFKFNTAIPCHYGSFPIIDQTPETFIAGMDGASTLVATPEVGGTVTL; translated from the coding sequence ATGAATATCAAATGGCTGGGCCACTCCGCCTTCCACATCGAAACGGCGAAAGCCAAAATTCTGATAGATCCGTTTTTCACCGGCAATCCGGCCTTTCGGGAGGAGGAGCGCAAGGCCGCAGCGGCGGGATTGACCCACATTCTGCTCACCCACGGCCATGGCGACCATGTCGGCGACACCGTCGCGATCGCCAAGGAAACGGGCGCCACCGTCCTTGCCAATTTCGACCTCTGCATGTGGCTCGGTCGGCAGGGCGTTTCGAAGCTGGAGCCAGGCAATACGGGCGGCACGATTCAGCTCGGCAGTTTCTCTGCGACGTTCGTCAACGCGCTGCACTCGTCGGCCCAGATCACCGACGACGGCGTTTCGCACTCGCTCGGCAACGCCAATGGCCTCGTTCTGCATTTCGACGATGAGCCGACGCTCTATCACATGGGCGACACGGACATCTTCTCCGATATGGCGCTCGTGCAGGAACTGCACGAGCCGGAAATCGGCATCGTGCCCATCGGGGACCGTTTCACCATGGGGGGTGCCGTGGCCGCGCTCGCATGCCAGCGATACTTCAAGTTCAACACGGCGATCCCGTGCCACTACGGCTCCTTCCCGATCATCGACCAGACGCCGGAGACCTTCATTGCCGGCATGGACGGTGCCTCGACATTGGTCGCCACGCCCGAGGTCGGCGGCACAGTGACCCTCTAA
- the gatC gene encoding Asp-tRNA(Asn)/Glu-tRNA(Gln) amidotransferase subunit GatC produces MSVDLATVKRVARLARIAVSDQEAERMTSELNGILGFVEQLSEVNVDGVEPMTSVMPMKMKKRDDIVADGDKADDVVANAPNSDRNFFLVPKVVE; encoded by the coding sequence ATGTCCGTAGACCTTGCCACCGTGAAGCGCGTCGCGCGCCTTGCCCGCATCGCCGTCAGCGATCAGGAAGCCGAACGGATGACCAGCGAACTCAACGGTATCCTGGGCTTCGTCGAGCAACTCTCCGAAGTGAATGTCGACGGCGTCGAGCCGATGACGTCGGTGATGCCGATGAAGATGAAGAAGCGCGACGACATCGTCGCGGATGGTGACAAGGCGGACGACGTTGTCGCCAATGCGCCGAATTCGGATCGCAACTTCTTCCTCGTTCCTAAGGTGGTGGAGTAA
- the gatA gene encoding Asp-tRNA(Asn)/Glu-tRNA(Gln) amidotransferase subunit GatA: MTDLTSLTIAEARAKLSAKEITAVELTDAYLAAIEAANEIINAYVAVTPEKALEMAKASDARIAAGKAGALEGIPLGIKDLFGTEGIHTQACSHILDGFKPRYESTVTQNLWNDGAVMLGKLNMDEFAMGSSNETSYYGPVKNPWRAKGSNLDLVPGGSSGGSAAAVAARLCAGATATDTGGSIRQPAAFTGTVGIKPTYGRCSRWGVVAFASSLDQAGPIARDVRDAAILLKSMASIDPKDTTSVDLPVPDYESAIGQSIRGMRIGIPKEYRVDGMPEEIEALWQQGVAWLRDAGAEIVDISLPHTNYALPAYYIVAPAEASSNLARYDGVRYGLRVDGKDIIDMYEKTRAAGFGQEVKRRIMIGTYVLSAGYYDAYYLRAQKVRTLIKRDFELAFQAGVEAILTPATPSSAFGIADEDLASDPVKMYLNDIFTVTVNMAGLPGIAVPGGLDHKGLPLGLQLIGKPFEEETLFKTAHVIEQAAGRFTPSKWW, from the coding sequence ATGACCGACCTTACGAGCCTTACGATCGCCGAAGCCCGCGCGAAGCTTTCCGCCAAGGAAATCACCGCGGTCGAATTAACCGACGCCTATCTTGCCGCGATCGAGGCAGCCAATGAGATAATCAACGCCTATGTCGCCGTCACGCCGGAAAAGGCGCTCGAGATGGCAAAGGCCTCGGACGCCCGCATTGCGGCCGGCAAGGCCGGCGCGCTCGAGGGTATCCCGCTTGGTATCAAGGATCTCTTCGGCACGGAGGGCATCCACACGCAAGCATGCAGCCACATACTCGACGGGTTCAAGCCGCGCTACGAGTCGACCGTGACCCAAAACCTCTGGAACGACGGCGCCGTGATGCTCGGCAAGTTGAACATGGATGAGTTCGCGATGGGCTCGTCCAACGAGACCTCCTATTACGGGCCGGTCAAGAACCCGTGGCGCGCCAAAGGGTCCAATCTGGACCTCGTTCCGGGCGGCTCTTCCGGCGGATCGGCGGCCGCGGTCGCGGCGCGCCTTTGTGCCGGCGCCACCGCGACCGATACCGGCGGTTCGATCCGCCAGCCGGCGGCTTTCACCGGTACCGTCGGCATCAAGCCGACCTATGGCCGCTGCTCGCGCTGGGGCGTCGTCGCCTTCGCATCATCGCTCGACCAGGCGGGCCCGATCGCGCGCGACGTGCGCGATGCGGCGATCCTGCTGAAGTCGATGGCGAGCATCGACCCGAAGGACACGACATCCGTTGATCTGCCGGTACCGGACTACGAATCCGCGATCGGCCAATCGATCAGGGGCATGCGGATAGGTATTCCCAAGGAATACCGCGTCGACGGCATGCCGGAGGAGATCGAGGCGCTATGGCAGCAGGGCGTTGCTTGGCTCAGGGACGCAGGCGCCGAGATCGTCGATATCTCGCTGCCGCACACGAATTACGCGCTGCCCGCTTACTACATCGTCGCGCCGGCCGAAGCGTCGTCCAACCTCGCGCGCTATGACGGCGTACGATACGGTCTGCGCGTCGACGGCAAGGACATCATCGACATGTATGAGAAGACGCGCGCCGCCGGCTTCGGCCAGGAGGTCAAGCGTCGTATCATGATCGGCACTTATGTGCTTTCTGCGGGCTATTACGATGCCTATTACCTGCGCGCGCAGAAGGTCCGGACCCTGATCAAGCGTGACTTCGAGCTCGCCTTCCAAGCGGGCGTCGAAGCGATCCTGACGCCGGCCACGCCGTCCTCCGCCTTCGGCATCGCCGATGAGGACCTCGCATCCGATCCGGTGAAAATGTATCTGAACGACATCTTCACGGTGACCGTGAACATGGCCGGCCTTCCGGGCATTGCGGTACCCGGCGGGCTCGACCATAAGGGGCTGCCGCTCGGCCTGCAGCTCATCGGCAAACCCTTCGAGGAAGAAACGCTGTTCAAGACGGCCCATGTTATCGAGCAGGCAGCCGGCCGCTTCACGCCGTCCAAATGGTGGTGA
- a CDS encoding YjhX family toxin produces MDISRAEQRILHHLAQGGRIEITREGKAIAEIRCFTRDGWVYPGVDLELFRKLKRKRAIKSSAGKPYRITERGLHLVRSELNNR; encoded by the coding sequence ATGGACATTTCGCGCGCAGAACAGCGCATTCTTCACCATTTGGCCCAGGGGGGCCGTATTGAAATCACCCGCGAGGGCAAGGCAATCGCCGAGATTCGCTGCTTTACGAGAGACGGCTGGGTCTATCCAGGCGTCGATCTCGAGCTTTTCCGCAAGCTGAAACGGAAGAGAGCGATCAAGTCGTCCGCCGGCAAGCCCTATCGCATTACCGAACGCGGGCTACATCTTGTCAGATCGGAACTCAACAACCGCTGA
- the gatB gene encoding Asp-tRNA(Asn)/Glu-tRNA(Gln) amidotransferase subunit GatB, translating to MSIVDVRTPDPKRFIPGATGDWEVIIGMEVHAQVLSNSKLFSSASTEFGSEPNANVSLVDAAMPGMLPVINEECVKQAVRTGLGLKAKINNRSIFDRKNYFYPDLPQGYQISQYKDPIVGEGKIIISVGPDRKGQFEDVEIGIERLHLEQDAGKSMHDQHPAMSYVDLNRSGVALMEIVSKPDLRSSDEAKAYLTKLRSILRYLGTCDGNMDEGSMRADVNVSVRRPGEAFGTRCEIKNVNSIRFVGQAIEYEARRQIAILEDGGAIDQETRLFDANKGETRSMRSKEEAHDYRYFPDPDLLPLEFDDAFVEALKTDLPELPDDKKERFVRDLGLSVYDASVLVSEKAIADYFEAVADGRDGKAAANWVINDLLGALNKAGKTIEETPVSPAQLGGIVDLIKNGTISGKLAKDLFEILWNEGGDPAEIVESRGMKQVTDTGAIEKAVDEIIAANPDQVEKAKAKPSLAGWFVGQVMKATGGKANPQAVQALVKSKLGIEE from the coding sequence ATGAGCATCGTCGACGTACGCACTCCTGATCCGAAACGCTTTATCCCGGGCGCCACCGGCGACTGGGAGGTCATCATCGGCATGGAGGTCCATGCGCAGGTGCTGAGCAATTCGAAGCTGTTCTCCAGTGCGTCGACCGAGTTCGGGTCGGAGCCGAATGCCAATGTTTCGCTCGTCGATGCCGCCATGCCCGGCATGCTTCCCGTCATCAACGAGGAGTGCGTCAAGCAGGCCGTACGCACCGGCCTCGGCTTGAAGGCAAAGATCAACAATCGCTCGATCTTCGACCGGAAGAACTATTTTTATCCGGACCTGCCGCAGGGCTACCAGATCTCGCAATACAAGGACCCGATCGTCGGCGAGGGCAAGATCATCATTTCCGTCGGTCCGGATCGCAAGGGCCAGTTCGAGGATGTCGAGATCGGCATCGAGCGCCTGCATCTGGAGCAGGATGCCGGCAAGTCGATGCATGACCAGCATCCCGCCATGTCCTATGTCGATCTCAACCGGTCGGGCGTCGCGCTGATGGAGATCGTCTCGAAGCCGGACCTGCGTTCGTCTGACGAGGCGAAGGCCTATCTCACCAAGCTCCGGTCGATCCTGCGTTATCTCGGCACGTGCGACGGCAACATGGACGAGGGCTCCATGCGCGCGGACGTCAACGTTTCGGTTCGCCGCCCCGGCGAAGCTTTCGGCACGCGTTGCGAGATCAAGAACGTCAACTCGATCCGTTTCGTCGGCCAGGCGATCGAATATGAGGCCCGTCGCCAGATCGCCATCCTCGAGGATGGCGGCGCGATCGACCAGGAGACGCGGCTCTTCGACGCCAACAAGGGCGAGACTCGCTCGATGCGCTCGAAAGAGGAGGCGCACGATTACCGCTACTTCCCCGATCCGGATCTCCTGCCACTCGAATTCGACGATGCTTTCGTGGAAGCGTTGAAAACCGATCTTCCGGAATTGCCCGACGACAAGAAGGAACGCTTCGTTCGCGATCTCGGTCTTTCGGTTTATGACGCCTCGGTGCTCGTTTCGGAAAAGGCGATCGCCGATTACTTCGAGGCGGTAGCCGATGGCCGCGATGGCAAGGCGGCGGCGAACTGGGTCATCAACGACCTTCTCGGCGCTCTGAACAAGGCCGGAAAGACCATCGAGGAAACGCCGGTCTCGCCGGCGCAGCTTGGCGGCATCGTCGATCTCATCAAGAACGGCACCATCTCCGGTAAGCTCGCCAAGGACCTCTTCGAAATCCTCTGGAACGAAGGCGGCGATCCGGCCGAGATCGTCGAGAGCCGCGGCATGAAGCAGGTCACCGATACCGGGGCGATCGAGAAGGCGGTCGACGAGATTATCGCCGCCAATCCCGACCAGGTGGAAAAGGCGAAGGCGAAGCCGTCGCTTGCGGGATGGTTTGTCGGGCAGGTGATGAAGGCGACCGGCGGCAAAGCCAATCCGCAGGCGGTACAGGCCCTGGTGAAATCCAAGCTCGGCATCGAGGAGTGA
- a CDS encoding GNAT family N-acetyltransferase, with amino-acid sequence MFFVRTASERDLEKVRALLAETWHVTYDTFYGVEKVNELTAKWHSIEALRARLQRKHSEFVVADNGSELAGMGYAAMSESLEKTVVLHQLYVLPKYQRHGVGRDMFAELETCFPDAERMRVEVEPQNLHALAFYRAHGFVEVAKTSSCGDEQSGIPALILEKRLS; translated from the coding sequence ATGTTCTTCGTCCGTACCGCGAGCGAGCGCGACCTCGAGAAGGTTCGCGCTTTGCTCGCCGAGACGTGGCACGTGACATACGATACGTTCTACGGTGTCGAGAAGGTCAATGAACTGACGGCGAAGTGGCATTCCATCGAGGCTCTTCGAGCGCGGCTGCAGCGCAAGCATTCCGAGTTTGTCGTCGCCGACAACGGCAGCGAGCTTGCCGGGATGGGCTATGCCGCCATGTCCGAGTCGCTGGAAAAGACGGTCGTCCTGCACCAGCTCTATGTCCTGCCGAAGTATCAACGCCATGGCGTCGGTCGCGACATGTTCGCGGAGCTCGAGACCTGCTTCCCGGATGCGGAACGCATGCGGGTGGAGGTGGAGCCGCAGAACCTGCACGCGCTCGCCTTTTATCGCGCGCACGGATTTGTGGAAGTCGCAAAGACATCCAGTTGCGGTGACGAGCAGTCCGGAATACCGGCGCTCATCCTGGAGAAGCGCCTTTCCTGA